A region of Candidatus Roizmanbacteria bacterium DNA encodes the following proteins:
- a CDS encoding O-antigen ligase family protein — translation MNILKKQKLELLFYLLSIFLLRVPIISIQGIPLFSTHVLAVAVILFLFSKAIFNTFREKKPLVSLSTETVVILTFFLTQGLSALYTVSISSFLNRFVKLSIALLLFMVTKRFLHKYSLYPYILNTLLISSAITVVFQIILYIAPDQYLTVMNFFQQVNLTSVTEANITYHKLFDDTYIESVLPIAFYQMQAGQTVLLRGLSTTLLYVTFIVSFISNFRYRLVSALFSLAASFITLTQHRLKIFLPILMISTFISLLILLDFIFLQTSAFTIIDRFLLRSSVTDSSSLVWRLEMAKESIEMAKTFPTGVGLGNFQDYLPFRNTNYTLFSSREVIAEGAITAGPHNIFFQTLGETGFPGLMALVAMLLVFLRKDIQTLHSQRSDKKAIIISFWTLVVMLQFFPGTNLSYYTLFFLLRALV, via the coding sequence GTGAATATCCTTAAAAAACAAAAGCTCGAGTTACTGTTTTACCTACTCAGTATATTCCTTCTTCGCGTACCTATTATAAGCATACAGGGAATACCGCTATTCTCTACCCATGTCCTGGCTGTAGCCGTAATTCTTTTCCTGTTTTCTAAGGCTATTTTCAATACATTTCGAGAGAAGAAACCGTTGGTTTCTCTCAGTACAGAAACGGTTGTAATTCTTACGTTCTTTCTTACACAAGGTCTCTCCGCTCTATACACCGTAAGTATCAGCAGCTTTCTTAATCGTTTTGTCAAACTGAGCATCGCGCTTCTTCTCTTTATGGTTACCAAACGATTTCTTCATAAATATTCTCTTTATCCTTATATCCTGAATACACTCCTTATCAGTTCGGCAATAACTGTTGTTTTTCAAATCATACTGTACATTGCTCCTGACCAATACCTCACAGTGATGAATTTCTTTCAGCAGGTCAATTTGACTTCTGTGACGGAAGCAAATATCACGTATCATAAACTGTTTGATGATACTTATATAGAATCAGTCCTTCCGATTGCCTTTTATCAGATGCAGGCCGGACAAACAGTTCTTCTTCGAGGCCTTTCTACAACCCTGCTTTATGTGACATTTATCGTTTCGTTTATTTCTAACTTCCGGTATCGCCTGGTATCAGCATTATTCTCACTGGCAGCATCTTTTATCACACTTACTCAGCATCGATTAAAGATTTTTCTACCAATTCTAATGATCTCTACCTTTATTTCGTTACTTATTCTACTGGATTTTATTTTTTTACAAACCTCTGCATTCACAATCATCGATCGCTTTCTGCTCAGAAGTTCTGTTACGGATTCGTCAAGCCTTGTCTGGAGATTAGAGATGGCAAAGGAATCAATTGAGATGGCAAAGACTTTTCCCACCGGAGTGGGTCTTGGAAATTTTCAGGACTATCTTCCTTTCAGGAACACCAATTACACATTATTTTCATCAAGAGAAGTCATAGCCGAAGGAGCTATCACAGCAGGTCCTCACAATATCTTTTTCCAGACACTGGGAGAGACGGGATTCCCTGGTCTTATGGCACTAGTTGCGATGTTACTTGTCTTTCTACGCAAAGACATACAGACTCTGCATTCTCAGCGGTCTGACAAAAAGGCTATCATCATTTCCTTCTGGACACTTGTCGTTATGCTCCAGTTCTTTCCCGGCACAAACCTCTCCTATTACACGCTCTTTTTTCTGTTACGCGCTTTGGTTTGA